Proteins encoded together in one Mercenaria mercenaria strain notata chromosome 18, MADL_Memer_1, whole genome shotgun sequence window:
- the LOC123538149 gene encoding uncharacterized protein LOC123538149 isoform X3 has translation MKKLALSLFKSADEKLRSLSHKGHNSSKTNSNTYCGAQNGQSGSPGGAPLTPSRSEAPDVPPPPIPHVTTNQIQQNQSHDPKPHHESANQIRSSVILETTETEIPPPIYPKPHIIQMAERRFQRSNRKSGTQEESALLKKRSRSEGPHGRRKLRNSMHETSNKVSQNKSTSNGRHSMYSGHLSDDNNVEMLSGSDSPDSDIADQRWTKNPLMVRKSRKSDRTSKTDKRRSVHNVENRNGNEQSGPNSYQISQNRDFFIHPRKPDSLQGPSQKAKFQRMEENRKKRIDMAVTSDEECSPQLRISRLRQRAMMSSNLDDNQRYEGNINIVPVRDETSAKAFQDFQNGISQFDKSGRNRVSQYDENRQSKYDENYNVNGKFCNEYTRQQGVKHNKLPNVLPEFLPENRAPANMANRGYHSTNIDHVTKNVASQNQNIQSVQPKQEKQTRQRGVKLSSESPKLRSFNEVKANQPTQLKKADQKIELNPRSPNSSSDSLDDLIESNIQYLESEIESGKLKRQSGNYSNYSQEKVAQRQVIREPYRTKPGQDEFRSRLQDPRTFVSNKLMSTVTKVEPKVVQKSTVFQQSSSPYSSQFANSRQTSSSTVEHRNKPYSGSATYSPHMQRKTYDINEDLSKSDSHLNALNTNYAPTQTPFQPTKSYAPYPVLNKLTGNITYIQPADNIEEQMQASENGTVPVIDSGMFSDVEYNIEVSERIKKWEKKLTPGELEERHTVLNTIKEYESFSDSNQKDSVPDTPVEVRRELWQLMSPTSNSGVGKLSVNLTRSTSSVSDSNMQEPSSATYFEPKVVSSETNLHRIFRVVNEPKSRRTVAKSAMRVKPSTESDDTINAQSRHRKPAEVSTHTQSLSNVTLSESEIGSNMQQSWPPMAVDSDSGIRKSWRMSRYEDEINELKELVSDNFRDIRKRFDSDMSETDTKRASPVFREPQIQVPVSVPITEQTSSGTSKLTLNIQPVTPTNSRSPVTIRRKLSDQRKENTPPVSPCVPLTPKNERKVPIYRNVPIETKSVSIAAPPPQKRATIPDMKQPSAADAKLTPDVWSPNMESRKGLVSMERVKARTLQTIPFSEDPVWKEIEGLATFEKPDDISKEVNFDEIDELLKLATGGVDNLKAKSKPNTEFDSQMKRLTSSDTFLTPSSAQPNKLMTRSYTPTTHMQVPKEKHRAMSDSTYPPPHSNKHIFTPPTIQPLKLNSKPSKKSSTSALDEVLEDIRATLQKKPLSPKLMKNLDTSESNSSANPSLQSPLTKSSKSFIFPKDIKRAKTETVPENVDAVKSSTATPGYDNTNESWKPPQNEIPPQALQQLANASYIDPEFTQFPYIINGNYHLDPKLLSEKLKSTGLAHDSSDELLANRNKAFSDLPANHQGLNVIKTQPANQINRPETVNQSNPVTHELDQSVDDLRSLAQEVEHKLSQIKSRIVSADEDRLDSILLALRKFAPMTEQKFFNVKFTPNYESEKARRSKLEDALYELEKMYESLDLDDKSLMERASRREESIGYENMQGIKSSTQNSSKPNIPDKSESVEMRRGVPDGSKILRRSQIDEIERQTQNEFEDITKSFQVLLDEVTKQCRTVAQRSSRYSSSDSNLFSPTSSIQQYSSQRPLDEIRQEPPRQQLKLETQSQRTVQDSYNTAIKELESFATGTTKPAGTKAVQSVMYLNLDKSKPSVEKANENQRNANLVSPTRNLDIQIQSKTVFPNKNTSNVSKTSTGSGSSKFVSMATEFFKPAVAKPVTKDTSGGEVKGVNKSSVSLQVELNDAKPQVRGAGRFRKRGNAEHRKSMPAITRNVETQTVETQTESPPTVSEMKEKFEQYRKASLQEMSSDSSPDFKTNRETKNIASVGVGNDVDLSSSDDDDVPLTKSKMRRSLSCPDIVALLEEFNRKEKEKEKKLAKVDKTNAKKGTKSTTPKLVKQRHENKLRFRSLHKDDTKVKQADISASVTSDDGFETPKSKPPVYPVWKYPGQVESQKVESVKKGEQRKHAFASERDFTKTASDTEQDRVFLRTSDQGATGSDERVIRRRSRSFGGEQQDPDERPKSFHELVATFEQNPQRREKIRTSGLRKCVSEDSMFTDLILQKIYHSESDLFTDDKGHRLSGSGLKLALEMKLKN, from the coding sequence AGCGCTGATGAGAAGCTGCGAAGCTTAAGccacaagggacataactccagCAAGACCAACTCAAACACTTATTGCGGAGCTCAGAATGGTCAGTCTGGCTCACCAGGTGGAGCTCCTTTGACCCCTTCGAGGTCAGAGGCTCCTGATGTACCACCACCACCTATACCTCATGTGACAACCAATCAGATTCAGCAGAATCAGTCACATGACCCAAAGCCTCATCATGAATCAGCCAATCAAATTAGATCAAGTGTAATACTAGaaacaactgaaactgaaattcCTCCACCAATTTATCCAAAACCACACATAATACAGATGGCTGAAAGAAGGTTTCAACGTTCAAATAGGAAGAGTGGAACTCAAGAAGAAAGTGCATTGTTGAAAAAGAGGTCGCGTAGTGAAGGGCCTCATGGCCGGAGAAAACTTAGAAATTCAATGCACGAGACATCAAATAAAGTGAGTCAAAATAAATCGACATCAAATGGAAGACATTCGATGTATTCGGGACATTTATCAGATGACAATAATGTAGAAATGCTTTCTGGGAGTGATTCACCAGATTCTGACATTGCTGATCAGAGGTGGACGAAAAATCCCCTTATGGTCAGAAAATCTCGTAAAAGTGACAGAACTTCAAAAACAGACAAAAGAAGGTCTGTTCATAATGTTGAAAATAGAAATGGTAATGAGCAAAGTGGACCAAATTCATACCAGATTTCACAAAACAGGGACTTTTTTATTCATCCAAGGAAACCCGATAGTTTACAAGGTCCGAGTCAAAAAGCGAAATTTCAAAGAATGGAAGAAAATCGTAAAAAGCGGATAGATATGGCAGTCACCAGTGACGAAGAGTGTTCACCGCAGTTACGAATATCGCGATTGCGTCAACGGGCAATGATGAGTTCTAACTTGGACGATAATCAAAGATACGAAGGAAATATAAATATTGTGCCTGTTCGGGATGAAACTTCAGCTAAAGCATTTCAGGATTTTCAGAACGGAATATCTCAGTTTGATAAAAGTGGACGGAATAGAGTTTCTCAATATGACGAAAACAGACAGAGtaaatatgatgaaaattatAATGTAAATGGTAAATTCTGTAATGAATATACTAGGCAACAAGGAGTGAAACACAATAAGTTGCCAAACGTTCTTCCAGAATTTCTTCCCGAGAACAGAGCTCCGGCAAATATGGCAAATAGAGGTTACCATAGTACTAATATTGATCATGTGACTAAAAATGTTGCCAGTCAGAATCAAAATATACAGTCTGTGCAACCTAAACAAGAAAAGCAAACGCGACAACGTGGAGTAAAATTGTCAAGTGAATCGCCAAAGTTACGTAGCTTTAATGAAGTAAAAGCGAACCAGCCTACACAGTTGAAAAAGGCTGACCAAAAAATTGAACTTAACCCAAGATCACCAAATAGTTCTAGTGACTCGTTAGATGATTTGATTGAATCAAATATACAGTATCTGGAAAGTGAAATTGAAAGCGGCAAATTAAAACGTCAGTCGGGTAATTATTCAAACTATTCGCAGGAAAAAGTTGCACAGAGACAAGTTATACGAGAACCTTATAGAACAAAACCAGGGCAAGATGAATTTAGGTCAAGGTTGCAAGATCCGAGAACTTTTGTGTCAAATAAACTAATGTCAACAGTAACAAAAGTTGAAccaaaagttgttcaaaaatcCACAGTGTTTCAGCAATCAAGTAGTCCCTATTCTAGTCAGTTTGCAAATTCTAGACAAACGTCATCATCTACGGTTGAACATAGGAACAAGCCATATTCAGGTTCTGCGACATACAGTCCACACATGCAAAGAAAAACTTATGACATTAATGAAGATCTGTCAAAATCAGACAGTCATCTGAATGCATTAAACACAAACTACGCTCCCACACAGACACCCTTCCAACCAACTAAAAGCTATGCACCATATCCAGTTCTAAATAAACTAACTGGAAATATTACGTACATTCAACCAGCCGACAATATTGAAGAGCAAATGCAAGCATCTGAAAATGGAACGGTCCCGGTTATTGATTCTGGAATGTTTTCTGATGTTGAATATAACATTGAAGTTTCCGAGAGGATTAAAAAGTGGGAGAAAAAATTGACTCCCGGTGAGCTTGAAGAAAGACATACTGTTTTGAATACGATAAAAGAATATGAGTCTTTCAGTGATAGTAATCAGAAAGATTCAGTACCTGATACTCCGGTTGAGGTTCGCAGAGAACTATGGCAGTTAATGAGTCCTACAAGTAATAGTGGTGTCGGAAAATTATCGGTTAATTTAACACGTTCCACCTCTTCTGTATCAGATTCTAATATGCAAGAGCCGTCAAGTGCCACATACTTTGAACCGAAAGTTGTTTCCTCAGAAACAAATTTACATAGAATCTTTCGCGTTGTTAATGAGCCTAAATCAAGACGGACAGTGGCAAAATCTGCCATGAGGGTCAAACCGTCAACTGAGTCAGATGATACTATAAATGCTCAAAGCAGACACAGAAAACCTGCTGAAGTATCAACACATACGCAAAGTTTGAGTAACGTAACATTAAGTGAATCTGAAATTGGGTCAAATATGCAGCAGTCATGGCCCCCCATGGCTGTTGACTCTGACAGTGGGATTAGAAAATCATGGAGGATGTCCCGATATGAAGATGAAATAAATGAACTGAAAGAACTAGTTTCCGATAATTTTCGTGACATAAGAAAGCGTTTTGATTCAGATATGAGTGAAACAGATACAAAACGTGCATCACCAGTATTCCGGGAGCCACAAATACAGGTTCCAGTGTCTGTACCAATAACAGAGCAGACGTCATCTGGAACCTCAAAATTAACATTGAATATTCAGCCGGTTACACCAACCAATTCAAGATCGCCTGTAACAATCCGACGTAAACTTTCCGACCAAAGGAAAGAAAATACCCCACCTGTTTCACCGTGTGTTCCCCTCACACCAAAGAATGAAAGAAAAGTGCCTATCTACAGAAATGTTCCCATAGAAACCAAGTCAGTCTCAATTGCTGCCCCACCTCCCCAAAAGCGGGCAACAATTCCAGATATGAAGCAGCCTTCTGCAGCAGACGCAAAATTAACACCAGATGTGTGGTCTCCAAACATGGAAAGCAGAAAAGGACTTGTTAGTATGGAAAGGGTAAAAGCACGTACACTGCAAACAATCCCATTTTCGGAAGATCCTGTGTGGAAAGAAATTGAGGGGCTTGCAACTTTCGAAAAACCAGACGACATTTCAAAGGAagtgaattttgatgaaattgatgaacttttaaaacttgcaactggtGGAGTGGATAATTTAAAAGCCAAATCAAAACCAAACACAGAGTTTGACAGCCAGATGAAAAGATTAACAAGTTCTGATACTTTCTTAACACCAAGTTCTGCACAACCTAACAAATTAATGACTCGGAGCTACACGCCAACCACCCACATGCAAGTGCCCAAAGAGAAGCACCGTGCAATGTCCGATTCAACATATCCCCCACCTCATTCAAACAAACATATCTTTACTCCACCAACAATTCAGCCACTGAAACTTAATTCAAAACCAAGTAAAAAATCAAGTACAAGTGCCCTAGATGAAGTTCTGGAAGATATACGCGCAACACTACAGAAGAAACCGTTGAGTCCAAAACTAATGAAAAACTTGGACACTTCAGAGTCTAATTCCTCTGCTAATCCATCGTTGCAGTCTCCACTGACAAAGTCATCAAAGTCTTTTATCTTTCCAAAAGATATAAAGAGAGCAAAGACAGAAACTGTGCCAGAAAATGTTGATGCTGTAAAATCCTCCACCGCAACACCAGGGTACGACAACACAAATGAGTCCTGGAAACCTCCACAAAATGAAATTCCACCTCAAGCTCTACAACAGCTTGCCAATGCGTCTTATATTGATCCAGAGTTTACACAATTTCCTTACATTATCAATGGAAATTATCATCTGGATCCAAAATTGTTATCTGAAAAGTTAAAAAGCACAGGATTGGCTCATGATTCTTCAGATGAACTCTTGGCCAATAGAAATAAAGCTTTCTCAGACTTACCAGCCAATCATCAGGGGTTAAATGTGATTAAAACCCAGCCAGCCAATCAGATTAACAGACCAGAAACTGTTAACCAATCAAATCCAGTCACTCATGAGCTTGACCAATCAGTTGATGACTTAAGATCTTTAGCACAAGAAGTTGAACACAAGTTGAGTCAAATAAAATCACGAATAGTATCAGCAGATGAAGATAGGTTAGACAGTATATTGTTAGCATTAAGAAAGTTTGCACCAATGACTGAACAGAAGTTTTTCAATGTGAAATTTACACCAAATTATGAATCGGAAAAAGCTAGGAGGAGCAAATTGGAAGATGCGTTATATGAACTtgaaaaaatgtatgaaagttTAGATTTAGACGATAAATCATTGATGGAACGGGCCTCTAGGAGGGAAGAAAGTATTGGATATGAAAATATGCAAGGAATTAAAAGTAGTACGCAAAATAGTTCTAAACCAAATATTCCTGACAAATCAGAATCTGTAGAAATGCGAAGGGGTGTACCTGATGGAAGTAAAATTCTCCGTAGATCACAGATTGATGAAATTGAAAgacaaacacaaaatgaatttgaagacaTAACTAAGTCTTTTCAAGTGCTTTTGGATGAAGTAACAAAACAGTGTCGAACTGTAGCACAGAGGTCATCAAGATATTCTtcctcagattcgaacttgttcTCACCCACTTCATCCATTCAGCAATATTCCAGTCAGCGGCCACTGGATGAAATACGGCAGGAACCACCGAGACAACAGCTTAAGTTAGAAACGCAGTCACAACGTACAGTTCAGGACAGTTACAATACTGCCATTAAGGAACTTGAATCATTTGCTACAGGAACTACAAAGCCAGCTGGAACTAAAGCAGTCCAGAGTGTAATGTATTTAAATTTGGACAAATCAAAACCGTCTGTTGAAAAGGCGAATGAGAATCAACGAAATGCTAATCTAGTTTCACCAACTAGGAACCTTGATATACAAATTCAGTCAAAAACAGTTTTTCCCAATAAAAATACATCTAATGTATCAAAAACATCGACGGGGTCCGGTTCAAGCaaatttgtttccatggcaactgaATTTTTTAAACCGGCTGTAGCAAAACCTGTTACAAAAGACACATCTGGTGGTGAGGTAAAGGGTGTCAATAAAAGTTCAGTGTCACTGCAAGTGGAATTGAATGATGCAAAGCCACAAGTTCGTGGTGCAGGAAGGTTTCGAAAACGTGGAAATGCTGAGCACCGGAAATCTATGCCAGCAATAACTAGAAATGTTGAGACACAGACTGTTGAAACACAAACAGAATCTCCACCAACTGTTTCAGAAATGAAAGAAAAGTTTGAACAATATCGCAAAGCTTCCCTCCAAGAAATGTCGAGCGATAGTTCACCAGATTTTAAAACGAATcgtgaaacaaaaaatatagcaTCAGTTGGTGTTGGAAATGATGTTGATCTAAGCtctagtgatgatgatgatgtaccTTTGACAAAGTCTAAAATGAGGCGTTCATTAAGTTGTCCTGACATTGTTGCACTTTTAGAAGAATTTAatagaaaagaaaaggaaaaagagaaaaaattagCAAAAGTTGATAAAACAAATGCAAAGAAAGGGACAAAAAGTACGACTCCAAAATTGGTAAAACAAAGACATGAGAATAAATTAAGATTTAGGTCATTGCATAAAGATGATACTAAAGTGAAACAAGCTGACATTAGTGCCTCAGTGACGTCTGATGACGGGTTTGAAACACCTAAGAGTAAACCTCCAGTTTACCCTGTGTGGAAATATCCAGGACAAGTAGAAAGTCAGAAAGTTGAAAGTGTAAAAAAAGGTGAACAAAGAAAACACGCTTTTGCATCTGAAAGGGACTTCACTAAAACTGCTTCAGACACTGAACAAGATAGAGTGTTTTTAAGAACAAGTGACCAAGGTGCTACGGGATCAGATGAAAGAGTGATTCGCCGACGATCAAGGTCATTTGGCGGTGAGCAGCAAGATCCGGATGAAAGACCGAAGAGTTTTCATGAGCTTGTAGCAACATTTGAACAAAATCCACAACGGAGAGAAAAAATACGAACAAGTGGTTTGAGAAAATGTGTGTCAGAAGATTCAATGTTTACGGACTTAATATTGCAGAAGATTTATCATTCAGAGTCAGATCTTTTTACAGACGACAAAGGGCATAGGCTGTCAGGATCTGGGTTAAAACTTGCTcttgaaatgaaacttaaaaattaa